The sequence AGGGCGAGGTGCGGGTGGCGGGTCTGGACCCGCGACGCGACGGTAGAGAGACCCGGCGGCGCATCGGCTTCGTGCCGCAGGAACTGCCGATCCCGGGAATGACGGTCGGTGAGTTCGCGCACTTCATCGCCGAACTCAAGGGCGTGCCCGCTAGCGCCGCGTTCGAGCGGCTGGAGCTGCTCGGCATCGGCGATCAGACGGCGAAGGACGTTGGGGCACTCTCGGGCGGGATGCGGCAGCGGCTGGCCCTGGCGCTGGCACTCATCGGCGACCCGGCACTCTTGCTGCTGGACGAGCCGACGGCCAACCTCGATGCCCGCGGTCGGGCCGAGTTGCTGGAGTTGCTGCGCGGGCTCAAGCGCCAGGGGATGACGATGATCTTCTCGTCTCACCGGCCGGAGGACGTGCTGATGCTGGCCGACCGGATCCTCCTGATCGAGCGGGGAGCGCTGCGGGGCGAGATCACTCCCGAGCAGTTCCTGGAACGGCTGGAGCGGGACGCGCGGCTGGTCCTTCACCTCGCCGAGGGGGAGGCCGCCACGGCGCTGGCGGCGCTCGACCGGCTCGGTTACCAGGCCACGGCGCGGGGCGACGTGGTCGAGGTCGTCCTGGGTGGTCAGCCGAAGGGCCGCGTAGTTGGGGCGCTGGCGCGGGCCGGCGTGGCGATTGAGGACTTCGAGATGGAGCGGGGGTCATGGACCGAAGCGTCGTGATGGCGATCGCGGTGCGAGAGGCGCGCGGCGGCCTCCGCAATCGCTGGTTCCTGCTCTACGCCGCGGCCTTCGTGGTGCTGATCGTCGCCTTCGCCTGGGTGGCGCTGGCGGGGAGCAATGTGGCCGGGCAGGCCGGTTTCGGCCGGACGGCGGCCGGGCTGCTCAACCTGCTGCTGCTGATGGTGCCGCTGATCGGCCTCACCATCGGCGCGCAGACGCTCGTGGCCGAGCGGCAGGATCGCACGCTCGACTACCTGCTGGCGCAGCCGGTGTCGGCCGCCGAAGTCTTCGTCGGGAAGTACCTTGGGGCGGCCGCGCTAATGGCGCTGATCCTCGCTATCGGCTTCGGCTGGGCGGGCGCGGCGCTGGCGCTGCGGGGCGCCGGGGGCAGCCTGGGCAACTTCGGGGTGCTGATCCTCCTCACCACGTTGCTGGCGCTGGGGATGCTCAGTGTCGGCTACCTCGTCTCCAGCGTGACACGCCAGACCTCGGCGGCGCTCGGCATCGTGGTGACCCTCTGGCTGGTTCTGGTGATCGTCGGTGACCTGGGGCTGATGGGGAGCGCACTCGTGATGGGGCTGCGGCCCGATTCGCTCCTGGCGCTAACGCTGGTGAACCCGCTCGACACCTACAAGCTGGTCAGCGTGCAGATCCTCCAGACCTCGCTCGAGGTTCTCGGCCCGGCGGGCGTGTACGCGATCGACCGCTTCGGCGCACGGTTGACTCCGGTCCTCCTCGCCATTGAGGCGGTCTGGGTCGTGCTCCCGCTGCCGATCGGCTACTGGCTCTTCAAACGAACGGACGTGCACTGATGCGCCGGCTGCACTGGCTCGTGCTGCTGTTCCTGGGCAGCGTGCTGCTCGTGGGGTGCGGCGGGAACGACCCCGACAAACCGCCCGAGATTGCTTACGGCCGCGACACCTGTGCCCGCTGCGGCATGATCATCTCCGAGGAGCGCCATGCCGCCGGACTGGTGGACGCCAGCGGCGAGCAGGACGTGTTTGATGACGCCGGGGAGATGGTCGCCTTCGTCCAGGAGGAGGGACTGGGTGACCGGCGGGTCTGGGTGCACGACTTCGAGAGCCTGGAGTGGATTGACGGCACAACCGCCTATTACGTCGCCAGTCCCGATACGACGACCCCGATGGCGACCGGCCTGGTGGCCTTCGCCACGCGAGAGGCCGCCGAGGCGTACAGCAGCCAACATGCGGGCACGGTCATGACCTGGGACGAGGTCCTGAACTCCTGGACCCCGCCAATAGATCACTGAGCCTCCCCCATCCCCCACCGTGCTGCCGCGCCCGGCGCGCCTGCGCCGGGCGCGTGCTAAGATACGGCCGGTTGGTGCTCCCGCATCTGGAGGAGGTCTGGTCTGATGCCGATGGGCGATCGCCTGCTGCCGCCGCACGAGGCCCTCGAGATCATCCTGCGCCATGTGCGGCCACTGCCGGTCGAGCGGGTGCCGCTCGAGGAGGCCGGGGATCGGGTGCTGGCAGAGCCGCTGATCGCCGACCAGGACCTGCCGCCCTTCCCGGCTGCCACGATGGATGGTTTCGCCGTGATCGCGGGAGACGTCTCACCCTGGCGCGAGATCATCGGTGAGCAGTTCGCGGGGTCCCAGACCTCAGTCGAGGTGACGCCGGGAACGGCTGTGCGCATCACCACCGGGGCGCCGCTGCCGCCCGGCGCCGACGCGGTGGTACCAGTCGAGAACACGGAACTGCGCGACGACCACGTGGTCATCCACCAGGAGCAGGTGGAGGTCGGGGAGAACGTGAGGCCGGTGGGCGCCGATCTGCGGCGGGATCAGGTGCTCGTCGAAGCGGGGACGCCGATCGGCCCGGCCGAGATCGGGCTGCTCGCCAGCCTGGGCAAGGTGGAGGTGCCCGTCTTCCGGCGGCCGCGAATGAGCGTGCTGTCGACCGGGGATGAGCTGGTCGATCCCGCTCAGGAGCCGGGACCGGGGCAGATCCGCGACTCGAACCGCTTCTCGCTGGTGCTGGCCGCCCGGCGCGCCGGAGCTGACGTGGTGTGGTCCGGCCGCGGACCCGACGACCCGGCAGCCCTCCGCCGCCTGCTGGAGGAGCGGATCGCGGCCAGCGACATCGTCCTGACGTCGGGGGGCGTATCTGTCGGGGACAAGGACTTCGTCAAAGAGATTCTCGACGACCTGGGTACGGTGCACTTCAGGCGGCTCTTCATGAAGCCGGGTAAGCCGCTGAACTTCGCGACGGTGGGTGACACGCTCGTATTCGGCCTACCGGGCAACCCGGTATCGGCCCTCGTCGGCTTCGAGGTGTTTGTGAATGCCGCGCTACGGGTGATGGCCGGGCGGCGCGACGTGCAGCCGCGGCCAGTGCCGGTGGTGCTGACCCACGATGTCCAGAGCGGCGATCGGCTGGAGTTCCAGCGCGGCCTGGTGTGGGCGGACGAGTCGGGCGTCCTTCATGCGCGCAACACCGGTCCCCAGGCGTCGGCGCGACTGCTCTCCCTAGTCGGCGCCAACGCCTTCCTCCTCATTCCGCCGCGAGAGGCGCCGTACCGTGCGGGCGAGCGGGTGATGGCGGTCATCCGCGGGCCGATCGGACCAGCACCGGAGACGCCCGCCGAATGAGCCGTACCGACCGCCTCCTCTTGGGCACGCTGGCGCTGGTGGCGGTGCTGACGGCGGTCAACGTCCTCCCCGGCGTCGCGGGGTGGAATCGCTCCTGGCGGGCGTTCCAGTCGCTCGGGCTGCAATTGGAGGCGGTTCGGGTCCGGCCAGACCGGCAAGGTCTGGAAGTGGATCTGCTCCTTTGGAACGACTCCGACGTGCCGGTGCGCGTCATCGACATCACCGCGACCATCCAGGCAAACGGGCATTCAGTGGCGGCCGGGCGGCTCTCGCTCGACGGGCTGACCCTGCTCGGTGGCGAGCGCCACTCCCAGGTCGTTGTGGGCGAGGTGTTCGCCAACACGCGGCAGACCTTCGAGGAGCAGATCGGTGCCCCCTCCGTCGAGTGGACGGTGAGCGGCCAGATGCGGGTGGCAGTCCAGAGCGGGGACGTGGCCGAGGAGGTCCTCATCCCCTACCGAGGCATCGTCGATGGGCACTGAGGTGGCGAGCCAGCGAGGTCGCTGGCGGGCGGCCGTGGAGGTGTTGCTGGCGGGGTGGGTGCTCTGTGCCCTCTACGCCGCGGCGGCCAGTAGTATCGGCCCGGGTGCGCTGGTGCGGCTGCCCTACTGGCTGACGGCGCTGGGCGACGTCGGGGTCGGGGTGATCCTGGCCCTACTCGTGATCGAACTGCGGCGGGTGCTCATCGAGGCGGCGCTCGCGTCCGGCGCGGCGGCTGTCTTCTACTGGCTGCTGCTGGCGGGGCCCGCGTTGGTGGCACCGGACTTCGCGGCGCGTCTGACGAATTTCGCGTCGATCCAGATGGTGCCGGTCTTCTTCCTCTCGCTGTTCCTGACCCTGATCGGCGCCCTCGTGGGGACGCTGGTCAATACCGCCGCGCGCGGGTATGAGTTGTGATGACCGGTCGCGCGGTGTGGGTCGTTTGTGGAGGAGGGAAGGGTGCAGAAACGACCGATCCGGGCTGACGACCTGTTCCGCATCGCGATGGTCAGCGACCCGCAGGTCTCGCCCGACGGAACACTGGTGGCCTTCGTCGTCACCCGGATGTACCGCAAGGAGAACTGTTACCGGAGCGGGATCTGGACGGTGCCGGTGGCCGGCGGGGAGCCGAGGCCACTGACCGCCGGGACGGCGCGCGACAGCACGCCCCGTTGGTCACCCGACGGGCGCTGGCTGGCCTTCCTCTCCACACGCGGCGGGGACAAGCCTCAACTTTGGTACTTGCCGGCCGACGGCGGGGAGGCGCGACAGCTCACCAACCTTCCGGAGGGCGTGGAGCAGCCCGTGTGGTCGCCGCGCGGCGATGCGCTGGCGTTCGTCAGCAAAGTCGGGCCGGAGAAGCAGTCCGATTCGGATGTGCGGGTGATCCGCACGATCCGCTACCGCTTCGACGGCGAAGGATTCCTCGACGACAAGTACCGCCAGATCTGGGTCGTCCCGTTTGACCCCAGCAACCCGTCAATGCCCGAGGCCAGACAGATCACCGACGGGCCGTACGAGCACCGTGATCCCGCGTGGTCGCCGACTGGGCACGAGATCGCCTTCACCGCGGCGCGTCACCCGGACTGGGAGCTCGGCGTCCTGCAGGACATCTGGGCCGTCTCGGCGGCGGGTGGTCCGCCGCGAAAGATCACCTGCGCGCCGGGTGCCTGGTCCGAGCCGGTCTGGTCGCCTGACGGGACGACAATCGCCCTCCTCGGCCCAAGTGACTATCGCCGTGCCGATCACGCAAACGTCCTGGTGTGGACGGTGCTGGCCGGAGGCGGTGCGCCGGTACCGCGCACGGCCGCGCTCGACCGCTCTGCCGGCGACACAACCCTGGGCGACATCCCGCGCTTCTCCTCCTCCCCGGTGGCCTGGGACAGCCGTGGGGAGGCCATTCACTTCCTGGCCAGCGACCACGGCAACACACACCTGTTCCGGGTGTCACTGGCGGACAACCGGATCGAGCGGGTCATCGGCGGACAGCGCCGGGTCGGCATGGTGGTGCCGATACCGGGCGATGCCGGGTTCGTCTTCGCCGCGTCGACCCCGACGAGCCCGGGTGAGATCTACGCCTGCGGGCCGGACGGCGGCAATGAGCGGCAGTTGACCGACGTCAACCGCGAGTGGCTGGAGGAGGTCGAGCTGGCGGAGCCGGAGGAGATCTGGGCGACCAGTCCGGATGGCACACGGATCCAGGGCTGGCTGCTGCGCCCGCCCGGTGCGCGGCCCGGTGTGCGCTACCCGATGATCCTGCAGATCCATGGCGGGCCGCACCTCCAGTACGGCAACGGGTTCATGCACGAGTTCCAGATGCTGGCCGGGCTGGGCTACGCGGTCCTTTACAGCAACCCGCGCGGCGGCACGGGCTACGGCGAGGAGTTTGCGGCCAAGCTGCACGCGGCGTGGGGCGAGGCCGACATGCCGGACCTCATGGCCATCGTCGACGAAGCGATCCGCCTGGGCGGGATCGACGAGCAGCGGCTCGGCGTGACCGGCGGGTCCTACGGCGGGATCATGACCAACTGGGTCATCGGCCACACCGATCGCTTCAAGGCCGCCGTCACCCAGCGCTGCTGCTCGAACTACGTCAGCATGTACGGCACCGACGACATCAGCTATTCCACCAGCGCCATGACGTTCGGTGCCGAGGTATGGGAGGACCCGGGGCTGTACTGGCGCCTGTCGCCGATTACCTACGTCGAGAACATCAAGACGCCGTTGCTTATCATCCACAGCGAGGAGGACTACCGCTGCCCGATCGAGCAGGCCGAGCAGCTCTTCGTGTCGCTCAAGGTGCTGCGGCGCCCAGTTGAGTTCGTGCGCTTCCCGAACGAGAGCCACGGTCTGTCGCGCGGTGGGCAGCCGCGGCACCGGCTCGAGCGCCTCGAAGCGATCGCCGGGTGGTTCCAGCGGTGGCTGTAGGCGAGTGACGCTGATCCAGCGTCGCGTTGCACCCCAGTGAGGACCGAGCTGCCTAAGGTTCGGTAGCGCGGCGGGTCAGGTGCAACATCGGGGAACAAAGGGGAGCATGGTCGAGCCGTGTTCCCCCTTGTTTGAACACCGTGACGTTCATCTGACGCACCGCCGCTGGCACGAGCTGTGCCAGCCTCC is a genomic window of Sphaerobacter thermophilus DSM 20745 containing:
- the glp gene encoding gephyrin-like molybdotransferase Glp, with protein sequence MPMGDRLLPPHEALEIILRHVRPLPVERVPLEEAGDRVLAEPLIADQDLPPFPAATMDGFAVIAGDVSPWREIIGEQFAGSQTSVEVTPGTAVRITTGAPLPPGADAVVPVENTELRDDHVVIHQEQVEVGENVRPVGADLRRDQVLVEAGTPIGPAEIGLLASLGKVEVPVFRRPRMSVLSTGDELVDPAQEPGPGQIRDSNRFSLVLAARRAGADVVWSGRGPDDPAALRRLLEERIAASDIVLTSGGVSVGDKDFVKEILDDLGTVHFRRLFMKPGKPLNFATVGDTLVFGLPGNPVSALVGFEVFVNAALRVMAGRRDVQPRPVPVVLTHDVQSGDRLEFQRGLVWADESGVLHARNTGPQASARLLSLVGANAFLLIPPREAPYRAGERVMAVIRGPIGPAPETPAE
- a CDS encoding nitrous oxide reductase accessory protein NosL, yielding MRRLHWLVLLFLGSVLLVGCGGNDPDKPPEIAYGRDTCARCGMIISEERHAAGLVDASGEQDVFDDAGEMVAFVQEEGLGDRRVWVHDFESLEWIDGTTAYYVASPDTTTPMATGLVAFATREAAEAYSSQHAGTVMTWDEVLNSWTPPIDH
- a CDS encoding S9 family peptidase translates to MQKRPIRADDLFRIAMVSDPQVSPDGTLVAFVVTRMYRKENCYRSGIWTVPVAGGEPRPLTAGTARDSTPRWSPDGRWLAFLSTRGGDKPQLWYLPADGGEARQLTNLPEGVEQPVWSPRGDALAFVSKVGPEKQSDSDVRVIRTIRYRFDGEGFLDDKYRQIWVVPFDPSNPSMPEARQITDGPYEHRDPAWSPTGHEIAFTAARHPDWELGVLQDIWAVSAAGGPPRKITCAPGAWSEPVWSPDGTTIALLGPSDYRRADHANVLVWTVLAGGGAPVPRTAALDRSAGDTTLGDIPRFSSSPVAWDSRGEAIHFLASDHGNTHLFRVSLADNRIERVIGGQRRVGMVVPIPGDAGFVFAASTPTSPGEIYACGPDGGNERQLTDVNREWLEEVELAEPEEIWATSPDGTRIQGWLLRPPGARPGVRYPMILQIHGGPHLQYGNGFMHEFQMLAGLGYAVLYSNPRGGTGYGEEFAAKLHAAWGEADMPDLMAIVDEAIRLGGIDEQRLGVTGGSYGGIMTNWVIGHTDRFKAAVTQRCCSNYVSMYGTDDISYSTSAMTFGAEVWEDPGLYWRLSPITYVENIKTPLLIIHSEEDYRCPIEQAEQLFVSLKVLRRPVEFVRFPNESHGLSRGGQPRHRLERLEAIAGWFQRWL
- a CDS encoding ABC transporter permease, with translation MDRSVVMAIAVREARGGLRNRWFLLYAAAFVVLIVAFAWVALAGSNVAGQAGFGRTAAGLLNLLLLMVPLIGLTIGAQTLVAERQDRTLDYLLAQPVSAAEVFVGKYLGAAALMALILAIGFGWAGAALALRGAGGSLGNFGVLILLTTLLALGMLSVGYLVSSVTRQTSAALGIVVTLWLVLVIVGDLGLMGSALVMGLRPDSLLALTLVNPLDTYKLVSVQILQTSLEVLGPAGVYAIDRFGARLTPVLLAIEAVWVVLPLPIGYWLFKRTDVH